One segment of Corynebacterium atrinae DNA contains the following:
- a CDS encoding PH domain-containing protein, with amino-acid sequence MSSDAPVTFRPERANLIVAFLIIAIAGLVLGTMWQFLWILLFPLAFVYWILRAKTTVGEEGIDITYAFRSGKQVGWDDLKGVGFKGSRALATTKDGKEYPMPGVTFNSLPELSAASRGRVPDALSAGREAADDKVVIINRDGDQILLTKEEYAARLAANPETPRSQQ; translated from the coding sequence ATGAGTTCCGACGCCCCCGTTACTTTCCGCCCCGAACGCGCCAACCTCATCGTCGCTTTCCTCATCATCGCCATCGCCGGCTTGGTATTGGGCACGATGTGGCAGTTCTTGTGGATCCTGCTGTTCCCGCTCGCTTTCGTGTACTGGATCCTCCGGGCAAAAACGACGGTAGGCGAAGAAGGTATCGATATCACTTACGCCTTCCGCAGCGGCAAGCAGGTTGGTTGGGACGATCTCAAGGGCGTGGGGTTTAAGGGCTCGCGGGCATTGGCTACGACGAAGGACGGCAAAGAGTACCCCATGCCGGGCGTGACCTTTAATTCTTTGCCTGAGCTCTCGGCGGCTTCGCGTGGCCGGGTCCCCGATGCCCTTTCCGCTGGCCGTGAGGCTGCGGACGACAAGGTCGTCATCATTAACCGGGATGGTGATCAGATCCTCCTGACCAAGGAGGAGTACGCTGCACGTCTAGCAGCTAACCCCGAGACTCCGAGGAGCCAGCAATGA
- a CDS encoding DoxX family protein — translation MSEKNLTPDNANSPDNDGIDVPTYSSQQETTMFDRAGRVPPQEIPAAEPSYRDQDFAPTPAPSYETVSFDREPVAPAPAAFTSDPFVATEVEETAAPDYRRGTTDFGLLIVRLLLGVWLILEAVGTFFRLGGNAGISGLEAEFAGYLVPSALAIIIPSLQLAAGVFLVLGLITPFFAMIATIASSFTALHALTGTGAGLNVFAWSEAVWLSVVLLGISVALQFTGPGLYSFDYGRSWARRPLVSSWVFVLLAIAGGVALWWFGAGTNPLN, via the coding sequence ATGAGCGAGAAAAACCTGACCCCGGACAACGCCAATTCTCCCGACAACGATGGCATTGACGTTCCCACCTACTCCTCTCAGCAGGAAACCACCATGTTTGACCGGGCGGGCCGCGTCCCGCCGCAAGAGATCCCGGCCGCCGAACCCAGCTACCGCGACCAGGACTTCGCACCGACGCCGGCTCCGTCGTATGAGACCGTGTCTTTTGATCGCGAGCCGGTTGCCCCTGCTCCCGCCGCCTTCACCTCTGATCCTTTCGTGGCTACAGAGGTAGAAGAGACCGCCGCCCCGGACTACCGCCGAGGCACCACTGACTTCGGTCTGCTGATCGTCCGGCTGCTGCTGGGCGTGTGGCTCATCCTCGAGGCCGTGGGCACCTTCTTCCGTCTCGGCGGCAACGCCGGTATCTCCGGGCTGGAAGCGGAGTTCGCTGGTTACCTCGTCCCGAGCGCTCTGGCGATTATCATTCCTTCGCTGCAGCTGGCCGCGGGCGTGTTCTTGGTGCTTGGCCTCATTACGCCGTTCTTCGCCATGATCGCGACGATCGCCTCGTCCTTCACCGCATTGCACGCCCTCACGGGCACCGGCGCCGGACTCAACGTCTTCGCATGGTCCGAGGCCGTCTGGCTCTCGGTGGTGTTGCTGGGGATCTCCGTGGCGCTGCAGTTCACTGGCCCGGGCCTGTACTCATTCGACTATGGGCGTAGCTGGGCCCGTCGTCCGCTCGTGAGCTCCTGGGTCTTCGTCCTCCTGGCCATCGCCGGTGGCGTCGCCCTGTGGTGGTTCGGCGCGGGCACTAATCCGCTGAACTAA
- a CDS encoding LysR family transcriptional regulator ArgP, with amino-acid sequence MNPIHLETLLAVVDEGSFEIAAAVLGVSPSAVSQRIKALEAQVGRVLVQRTSPASPTEAGEVMVQAARRMALLQAETNAQLSTRPERVPLSVAVNADSLATWFRPALADVARMGSAVLRLREEGEARTLALLRRGDVLGAITREATPVSGCDTLELGVMRYRAVSTPQLKEDYTVDGTIDWARMPALRFGPNDALQDADLDGRLDETVRRQRAISQIPSSEAFVEATRVGLGWALLPLLQASELVESGELVTLDDDIVDVPLYWQRWRLESELVERLTTAVRDAASVLPPAHAG; translated from the coding sequence ATGAACCCGATCCACCTGGAAACACTGCTCGCCGTCGTCGACGAAGGCAGCTTTGAAATCGCCGCCGCGGTGCTGGGAGTGTCCCCATCGGCGGTGAGTCAACGGATCAAGGCGCTGGAAGCTCAGGTTGGCCGAGTGCTTGTTCAGCGCACCAGCCCGGCCAGCCCGACCGAGGCCGGCGAGGTCATGGTCCAGGCCGCCCGCCGCATGGCCTTGCTCCAGGCGGAAACCAACGCGCAACTAAGCACCCGCCCGGAGCGCGTCCCGCTGTCCGTGGCGGTCAACGCGGATTCCCTGGCGACGTGGTTTCGCCCCGCGCTCGCCGACGTCGCCCGCATGGGCTCCGCGGTCCTGCGGCTGCGAGAAGAAGGTGAGGCCCGCACTCTGGCCCTGTTGAGGCGGGGCGATGTGCTCGGGGCGATCACGCGGGAGGCTACCCCGGTGTCCGGGTGCGACACGCTAGAGCTCGGCGTGATGCGCTATCGGGCAGTGTCGACGCCGCAGCTCAAGGAGGACTACACCGTGGACGGAACCATCGATTGGGCTCGCATGCCCGCGTTGAGGTTCGGGCCCAATGATGCGTTGCAGGACGCCGACCTCGACGGCCGCCTTGATGAAACGGTCCGGCGCCAGCGCGCCATCTCGCAGATCCCCTCGTCCGAGGCCTTTGTGGAAGCCACGCGCGTGGGCCTGGGGTGGGCGTTGTTGCCCCTGCTTCAGGCTTCCGAGTTGGTGGAGTCGGGGGAGTTGGTCACGTTGGATGACGACATCGTGGACGTGCCCTTGTATTGGCAGCGCTGGCGGCTCGAATCGGAGCTGGTGGAGCGGCTCACCACTGCCGTGCGGGATGCCGCTAGCGTATTGCCTCCCGCCCATGCGGGGTGA
- a CDS encoding glycosyltransferase 87 family protein, with amino-acid sequence MNIAAEKPATLPQSFILRIVTVLGLLAGFGAVGRQIDFTTFPVDMVVYREGVVAFLEGREMYSVRMPAGGVELPFIYPPFGALVLVPLSIPGVFSDDQAGNIMLSVSAVLILVCLFFVLRTVTAGKVDRLSLYALSSVAWAAMMLIEPVYLNSSYAQINVILMALVILDIVPRKRWLPQGTLIGIAAAIKLSPLAMLLYFLLRGKLRPIFVAVASALIATGAAALVRWDATVEFFSSVLLGMGTEAEFGVDSTYQSNSSLKGMIMRWYSTADSLAAHGTQVNIIWLGLVVLTIGLGGWLMWALIRRGMLIDAALVNAFIMLLVSPVSWSHHWVWLALALPVLGWRCVTTFGVPVGLSALTLVWTWLVLQEPPKWWYGDNYDVHSLTYVEKFLISDFVWLAIATMIAIAVNLRKVPLSSAD; translated from the coding sequence GTGAATATCGCTGCAGAAAAACCCGCCACTCTCCCCCAGTCATTCATCCTTCGGATCGTGACTGTGCTGGGATTGCTGGCGGGTTTCGGCGCTGTGGGGCGGCAAATCGACTTCACCACCTTCCCCGTGGACATGGTTGTCTACCGCGAAGGCGTGGTTGCGTTCCTCGAGGGGCGCGAAATGTACTCAGTGCGTATGCCAGCTGGGGGTGTCGAATTACCCTTCATCTACCCGCCGTTTGGCGCCCTCGTGCTGGTGCCGCTGTCCATTCCCGGCGTCTTCTCCGACGATCAGGCGGGCAATATCATGCTGTCGGTGTCGGCGGTCTTGATCTTGGTGTGCCTGTTTTTTGTCCTGCGCACCGTCACCGCCGGCAAGGTTGATCGCCTGTCGCTCTATGCGCTGTCGTCCGTGGCGTGGGCGGCGATGATGCTCATCGAGCCGGTCTATCTCAACTCAAGCTATGCGCAGATCAACGTCATCCTCATGGCGTTGGTCATCCTCGACATCGTCCCGCGCAAGCGCTGGCTACCGCAGGGAACGCTCATCGGAATCGCGGCGGCCATCAAGCTCTCCCCGCTGGCGATGCTGTTGTATTTCCTTCTGCGTGGGAAGCTTCGCCCTATCTTCGTGGCGGTGGCGTCCGCGCTCATCGCCACCGGGGCGGCGGCGCTCGTGCGTTGGGATGCCACCGTGGAGTTCTTTTCCTCCGTGCTGCTGGGCATGGGCACGGAAGCCGAGTTCGGCGTGGACTCGACCTACCAGTCCAACAGCTCCCTCAAAGGCATGATCATGCGCTGGTACTCCACCGCAGACAGCCTCGCGGCACATGGCACGCAGGTCAACATCATCTGGCTCGGACTTGTCGTCCTCACCATCGGGTTGGGTGGGTGGCTGATGTGGGCACTGATCCGAAGGGGAATGCTTATCGACGCCGCCCTGGTCAACGCCTTCATCATGCTGCTGGTCTCACCGGTGTCGTGGTCCCACCACTGGGTCTGGCTGGCGCTAGCCCTTCCGGTGCTCGGCTGGCGCTGCGTGACCACGTTCGGGGTACCCGTGGGGCTCAGCGCCCTGACGCTTGTGTGGACCTGGCTGGTCCTGCAGGAGCCGCCGAAGTGGTGGTACGGAGACAATTACGACGTCCACTCCCTGACCTACGTGGAGAAGTTTCTCATCTCCGACTTCGTGTGGTTGGCGATCGCGACGATGATCGCCATCGCCGTCAACCTGCGGAAAGTCCCGCTTAGTTCAGCGGATTAG
- a CDS encoding HNH endonuclease family protein, with amino-acid sequence MKRIALLIAIVFVAVGGGLLVDVPAPTTVVSVVPAAPVVPADLDALEVKGRAPMTGYDRDLFGQRWSDDVRVDGGHNGCDTRNDILRRDLTDPQIRPGTFGCLVESGTLDDPYSGTPIAFVRGDNQLHIDHVVALADAWAKGAQAWDEDTRRDFANDPLNLLAVDAGLNQQKGAGDAATWLPPNKAFRCDYAQRIVAVKGRYGLSVTAAEKDALARELARCDGSPGMVAGKTGSVS; translated from the coding sequence ATGAAAAGGATCGCGCTCCTCATCGCCATTGTGTTCGTCGCCGTCGGCGGCGGACTGCTTGTCGACGTACCCGCGCCCACCACCGTCGTCAGCGTCGTGCCGGCCGCACCAGTGGTCCCTGCGGACCTCGACGCCCTCGAGGTCAAGGGGCGCGCGCCCATGACCGGCTATGACCGCGACCTGTTCGGCCAGCGGTGGAGCGATGACGTCCGGGTGGACGGGGGCCATAATGGCTGCGATACTCGCAACGATATTTTGCGCCGGGACCTCACCGACCCGCAGATCAGGCCCGGAACCTTTGGCTGCCTCGTGGAGTCCGGAACGCTCGACGACCCCTACAGCGGCACACCCATCGCCTTCGTGCGCGGCGACAACCAGCTCCACATCGATCACGTGGTCGCATTAGCGGACGCGTGGGCCAAGGGAGCGCAGGCCTGGGACGAGGACACGCGCCGTGACTTTGCCAATGACCCGCTGAACCTGCTGGCCGTCGATGCCGGGCTCAATCAACAAAAAGGCGCGGGTGATGCCGCGACGTGGCTGCCGCCCAACAAGGCATTCCGGTGTGACTACGCCCAACGCATCGTCGCCGTGAAAGGTCGTTATGGCCTGTCAGTCACGGCTGCGGAGAAAGATGCGTTGGCCCGAGAATTGGCCCGGTGTGACGGCTCGCCGGGTATGGTCGCAGGAAAAACGGGGTCGGTGTCATAA
- the ilvD gene encoding dihydroxy-acid dehydratase produces MIPLRSRITTVGRNAAGARALWRATGTKENEFGKPIVAIVNSYTQFVPGHVHLKNVGDIVAEAVRAAGGVPKEFNTIAVDDGIAMGHSGMLYSLPSREIIADSVEYMVNAHTADAMVCISNCDKITPGMLNAALRLNIPAIFVSGGPMEAGKAVVVDGVASTGHATDLISAISASADESVSDANLAAIEESACPTCGSCSGMFTANSMNCLTEALGLSLPGNGTTLATHTARRDLFTKAGEMIVDMCRRYYGEEDESVLPRNVATKEAFTNAMALDMAMGGSTNTILHTLAAAQEGEIDFTLHDIEEISHRVPCLSKVAPNGIYHIEDVHRAGGIPAILGELRRAGHINEDVHTVAYDTVDGWLNDWDIRGGKAVDAAEELFHAAPGGVRTTEPFSQSNRWDTLDTDAVNGCIHDVMHAHSADGGLVVLRGNLAPDGSVLKSAGVEEELWTFTGPARVVDSQEEAVSVILKREVQPGEVVVIRYEGPAGGPGMQEMLHPTSFLKGAGLGKKCALITDGRFSGGTSGLSVGHISPEAAHGGLIGLIENGDPITIDVHTRRLSLDVPDEEIARRREAMEASEKPWTPRRERHVSKALRAYAKMATSADKGAVRHVD; encoded by the coding sequence ATGATCCCTCTTCGTTCACGCATCACCACAGTCGGACGAAATGCCGCCGGGGCTAGGGCCCTCTGGCGCGCCACGGGCACCAAGGAAAACGAGTTTGGCAAGCCGATCGTGGCCATCGTCAATTCCTACACTCAGTTTGTCCCAGGCCACGTTCATTTGAAGAACGTCGGTGACATCGTCGCCGAGGCCGTTCGTGCGGCCGGGGGCGTGCCCAAGGAGTTCAACACCATCGCGGTCGATGACGGTATCGCCATGGGCCACAGCGGAATGCTCTACTCGCTGCCCAGCCGCGAGATCATCGCCGACTCAGTGGAGTACATGGTCAACGCCCACACCGCGGATGCCATGGTCTGCATCTCCAACTGTGACAAGATCACCCCGGGCATGCTCAACGCCGCGCTACGGCTCAACATCCCCGCCATCTTCGTCTCCGGCGGCCCGATGGAGGCCGGTAAGGCCGTGGTCGTGGACGGTGTCGCGAGCACGGGCCACGCCACCGACTTGATCTCCGCCATCTCAGCCTCGGCGGACGAGTCGGTGTCGGACGCCAACCTCGCCGCCATCGAGGAGTCGGCCTGCCCCACCTGCGGATCTTGCTCCGGCATGTTCACCGCGAACTCGATGAACTGCCTCACTGAGGCGCTGGGGCTGTCTCTGCCGGGTAATGGCACCACGCTTGCTACCCATACGGCTCGGCGCGACCTGTTTACCAAGGCCGGCGAGATGATCGTCGATATGTGTCGCCGCTACTACGGAGAGGAGGATGAATCGGTCCTCCCTCGCAACGTCGCCACCAAGGAAGCCTTTACTAACGCCATGGCTCTCGATATGGCGATGGGCGGCTCGACGAACACTATCCTGCATACCCTCGCCGCAGCACAGGAGGGCGAGATTGACTTCACCCTTCATGACATCGAAGAGATCTCCCACCGGGTGCCCTGCCTGTCCAAGGTGGCACCGAACGGCATCTATCACATCGAGGATGTTCACCGCGCCGGCGGCATCCCCGCCATCCTCGGTGAGCTGCGCCGGGCTGGGCATATCAACGAAGATGTCCACACCGTCGCCTATGACACGGTTGATGGCTGGCTCAATGACTGGGATATCCGCGGCGGCAAAGCCGTCGACGCCGCCGAGGAGCTCTTCCACGCTGCCCCCGGCGGGGTGCGCACGACGGAGCCCTTCTCCCAGTCGAACCGCTGGGACACCCTGGACACCGACGCGGTCAACGGCTGCATCCATGACGTAATGCACGCCCACAGCGCTGACGGCGGCCTCGTCGTTTTGCGAGGTAACCTCGCGCCGGATGGTTCGGTGTTGAAGTCTGCGGGCGTGGAGGAAGAACTGTGGACGTTTACCGGTCCCGCCCGTGTCGTCGATAGCCAGGAGGAGGCCGTCTCGGTCATCCTCAAACGCGAAGTCCAGCCGGGCGAGGTCGTGGTCATCCGTTACGAGGGGCCTGCGGGTGGACCCGGCATGCAGGAAATGCTGCACCCTACGTCTTTCCTTAAGGGTGCGGGCTTGGGAAAGAAGTGCGCCCTGATCACCGATGGTCGTTTCTCCGGCGGTACGTCGGGGCTGTCGGTCGGCCACATCTCCCCCGAGGCTGCCCACGGTGGGCTCATTGGTCTCATCGAAAATGGTGACCCCATCACCATCGACGTCCACACCCGCCGACTCTCCCTGGATGTGCCCGACGAGGAGATAGCGCGGCGTCGGGAAGCAATGGAGGCTTCGGAGAAGCCGTGGACGCCTCGCCGCGAGCGCCACGTGTCCAAGGCATTGCGCGCTTACGCCAAGATGGCCACCTCCGCCGATAAGGGTGCCGTCCGCCACGTAGACTAA
- a CDS encoding acetolactate synthase large subunit has translation MAASQSPTPATVAKKVSAAAEAPERMTGAQAIVRSLEELGTDIVFGLPGGAVLPLYDPLYSSTKLRHVLVRHEQGSGHAATGYAQATGKVGVCIATSGPGATNLVTPLADANLDSVPVVAITGQVGSSLLGTDAFQEADIRGVTMPITKHNFMVTDAKDIPQAMAEAFHLAHTGRPGPVLVDVPKDVQNAELDFVWPPKIDLPGYKPVTSPHSRQISQAVQLISQAERPIFYIGGGVIKADANKELLELVEYTGIPVVTTLMALGAFPHSHPLNMGMPGMHGSVPAVGAMQQSDLLIAIGTRFDDRVTGDVDSFAPDAKIIHADIDPAEIGKIREVTVPIVGDAREVLSALARTYKSSKNLEAPEVGAWVDYLNSLKERFPRGYEKQSDGMMSPQYVIETLSKIVGPEAIYCAGVGQHQMWSAQFLDFENPRTWLNSGGLGTMGYAVPAAMGAKAGQPDVEVWAIDGDGCFQMTNQELTTCAIEGFPIKVALINNGNLGMVRQWQTLFYEGRYSNTKLREQGEYVPDFVGLAEALGCVAIRVTREEDVAPAIEKARAINDRPVVIDFIVGEDAQVWPMISGGASNSEIQYALGLRPFFDDEESAAETPADIDAAIDESAQQKEN, from the coding sequence GTGGCAGCTTCGCAATCGCCCACCCCGGCAACGGTCGCCAAAAAGGTTTCCGCAGCTGCAGAGGCCCCCGAGCGTATGACTGGCGCTCAGGCCATCGTCCGCAGCCTTGAGGAACTTGGCACCGACATTGTCTTCGGACTGCCCGGTGGAGCCGTTCTCCCACTGTATGACCCGCTTTACTCCTCAACCAAGCTTCGTCACGTACTCGTGCGCCACGAGCAGGGTTCTGGACACGCAGCGACCGGCTACGCCCAGGCCACCGGCAAGGTTGGCGTCTGCATCGCCACCTCCGGTCCGGGTGCCACCAACCTGGTGACCCCGCTGGCGGATGCCAACCTGGACTCCGTCCCGGTCGTCGCTATCACTGGCCAGGTCGGCAGCAGCCTGCTCGGTACCGACGCCTTCCAAGAGGCCGACATCCGCGGCGTGACGATGCCCATCACCAAACACAACTTCATGGTCACCGACGCGAAGGACATCCCGCAGGCCATGGCCGAGGCCTTCCACCTCGCCCACACCGGCCGTCCGGGTCCCGTCCTGGTTGACGTGCCCAAGGATGTCCAAAACGCCGAGCTCGACTTTGTGTGGCCCCCCAAGATTGATCTCCCGGGATACAAGCCGGTTACCTCGCCGCACTCCCGCCAGATCTCTCAGGCCGTCCAGCTCATCTCGCAGGCCGAGCGCCCCATCTTCTACATCGGCGGCGGCGTGATCAAGGCCGATGCGAATAAGGAACTGCTCGAACTCGTCGAGTACACCGGGATCCCCGTGGTCACCACCCTCATGGCCCTGGGCGCTTTCCCGCATTCCCACCCGCTGAACATGGGTATGCCGGGGATGCACGGTTCTGTCCCCGCTGTTGGTGCCATGCAGCAGTCGGATCTGCTGATTGCCATTGGTACGCGTTTCGACGACCGCGTCACCGGCGACGTCGACAGTTTCGCCCCCGATGCGAAGATCATCCACGCCGACATCGACCCAGCCGAAATTGGCAAGATCAGGGAAGTCACCGTCCCGATCGTCGGCGACGCCCGCGAGGTCCTCTCGGCGCTGGCGCGCACCTACAAATCCTCCAAGAACTTGGAGGCCCCGGAGGTCGGCGCCTGGGTCGACTACCTGAACAGCCTCAAGGAACGATTCCCGCGGGGCTATGAGAAGCAGTCCGATGGAATGATGAGCCCGCAGTACGTCATCGAAACGCTGTCGAAGATCGTTGGCCCGGAGGCTATTTACTGCGCGGGAGTCGGACAGCACCAGATGTGGTCCGCTCAGTTCCTGGATTTCGAAAACCCCCGCACTTGGCTCAACTCTGGCGGCCTGGGAACAATGGGCTACGCCGTTCCCGCAGCCATGGGTGCTAAGGCTGGCCAGCCGGACGTTGAGGTCTGGGCCATCGACGGTGATGGCTGCTTCCAAATGACCAACCAGGAACTGACCACCTGTGCCATCGAAGGCTTCCCGATCAAGGTTGCCCTGATCAACAACGGCAACCTCGGCATGGTTCGGCAGTGGCAGACTCTCTTCTACGAGGGCCGCTACTCCAACACTAAGCTGCGCGAGCAGGGCGAGTACGTTCCCGACTTCGTCGGACTGGCCGAGGCACTGGGATGCGTCGCCATTCGAGTCACCCGCGAAGAAGACGTCGCACCCGCGATCGAGAAGGCCCGCGCTATCAATGACCGGCCCGTGGTCATCGACTTCATCGTGGGCGAAGACGCCCAGGTGTGGCCGATGATCTCCGGCGGGGCTTCA
- a CDS encoding mechanosensitive ion channel family protein, which translates to MPLSYILTRTWQWVADQGLSLALLLVIALLVPRVGRFAQRWINRGVEESGDEDESKTRLVVAGVSIYIVQMIVFFLLLVFFLQVMGFSLAGAAIPATVASAAVGFGAQSIIADFLAGFFILTEKQFGVGDWVRFQGNGIEVEGTVIQVTMRATRIRTLAEETVIIPNSTARVCINSSNFWSRAVVVMPVPLLGSRSPQETIERSESATRRALRREDVARQLLGELDVHPAVGINPPATVGMPWTVNMRFMVQVKAGSQWLVERAIRTSILEEFWDEYGSATTITGEVRETVISTSLDATTLLDAPRTPSPHESTSDERSRVPDTFPADHDPAVDDAEVKEERDSAVFRSEEFDSGWKRFASIGGRVRPSTSYLFVALFVLLILKGLTLETAASWEGNSGVLAPPRETPVTSTPVVPSYSPEPTYTQSPTPTPTVTGTPTQTPTAGTPTPEEATTPAETPEIEPTPTLN; encoded by the coding sequence ATGCCCTTGTCCTACATACTCACCCGAACCTGGCAATGGGTCGCCGATCAAGGCCTATCCTTAGCACTTTTGCTGGTCATCGCCCTATTGGTGCCCCGGGTCGGCCGGTTTGCGCAACGTTGGATCAACCGTGGCGTCGAGGAATCCGGCGACGAAGATGAATCTAAAACGAGGCTCGTGGTAGCGGGCGTCTCGATTTACATCGTCCAAATGATCGTCTTCTTCCTCCTGTTGGTCTTCTTCCTTCAGGTGATGGGATTCTCCTTGGCTGGTGCCGCCATCCCCGCCACCGTGGCCTCGGCCGCCGTTGGTTTTGGCGCGCAGTCGATTATCGCGGACTTCCTCGCCGGGTTCTTCATCCTCACCGAGAAGCAGTTCGGCGTCGGCGACTGGGTTCGCTTCCAGGGCAATGGCATCGAGGTCGAGGGCACGGTTATTCAGGTGACCATGCGTGCAACTCGGATCCGCACGCTCGCCGAGGAGACGGTCATCATCCCGAACTCGACGGCGCGCGTGTGTATTAACTCCTCAAACTTCTGGTCGCGGGCGGTGGTGGTCATGCCGGTGCCGCTGCTGGGTTCGCGGAGCCCGCAGGAGACGATCGAGCGATCGGAGTCCGCTACTCGCCGCGCTCTTCGCCGCGAGGACGTCGCCCGCCAGCTGCTCGGCGAGCTGGACGTCCACCCGGCGGTGGGTATCAACCCACCGGCGACCGTGGGCATGCCATGGACCGTCAATATGCGCTTCATGGTGCAGGTCAAGGCCGGTTCCCAATGGCTCGTTGAGCGCGCGATTCGTACCTCCATCCTGGAAGAGTTCTGGGATGAGTACGGCTCCGCCACTACTATCACGGGCGAAGTCCGCGAGACGGTCATCTCGACGTCGCTGGATGCCACGACGCTTCTCGACGCCCCCCGTACCCCCAGCCCGCACGAATCCACCAGCGACGAACGCTCCCGCGTTCCCGACACCTTCCCCGCGGACCATGACCCTGCGGTAGATGACGCCGAAGTAAAGGAAGAAAGGGATTCCGCCGTTTTCCGTTCGGAGGAGTTTGACTCCGGGTGGAAACGATTTGCCTCCATTGGGGGACGGGTGCGGCCGTCGACAAGCTATCTTTTTGTGGCCCTATTCGTGCTGCTCATTCTTAAGGGACTCACCCTCGAGACAGCTGCTTCCTGGGAAGGCAATAGCGGAGTACTGGCCCCGCCACGGGAAACTCCCGTGACCAGCACGCCAGTCGTGCCGAGCTACTCGCCGGAGCCGACGTACACCCAGTCCCCCACGCCGACGCCGACTGTGACGGGAACTCCAACGCAAACCCCCACGGCTGGGACGCCAACCCCGGAGGAAGCCACCACTCCAGCGGAGACCCCAGAGATAGAGCCCACCCCGACCCTGAACTAG